The Apium graveolens cultivar Ventura chromosome 6, ASM990537v1, whole genome shotgun sequence genome contains a region encoding:
- the LOC141667368 gene encoding kinetochore protein NUF2 homolog — translation MSKIEYPRLQRHVIVSVLNEYQIANISDSDLLHPNPDFISNLYKHILYFLDLIQEDDGQINFDSLQHFENPDLHLESIQKINLMHKIRGFIAAVHCPRKFNLKDLVKPDPDRTEFFLSAMLNFVLYRATKLDILSPIMDEMMVIDEQRKELEGKILELNAEIEECNKARESEAPLVQEVEARVQELRQTIPGLNNHQMSLKASIKKMKENAKDMDEKISSAEFALVQVVQENANLRSKIVQSPDKLQRALEERKAILEEAKNAERSAMLSFQEKTSTCEVYTKAYEKLSKHFAQMRDLQEQVNSAKAIEKEVKVLKLKLTDEGVLDKSLEAKLVERQGKADQLNELKKQLKMERELNCEAATKELTNVKLEVELRKHGNESRQRNVEALLTEVDAIEAKMKSAKDASAAKQQELGLKCEEIVKEFYQYKNRLEDSWAPREVGQ, via the exons atgtcaaagATAGAATACCCTCGGCTCCAACGCCACGTAATAGTTTCAGTACTCAACGAATATCAAATCGCCAACATTTCTGACTCCGATTTACTCCACCCCAACCCCGATTTCATCTCTAACCTCTACAAACATATCCTCTATTTTCTCGATTTAATCCA GGAAGATGATGGGCAAATCAATTTCGATTCATTGCAGCACTTCGAGAATCCGGATCTCCATTTGGAATCCATTCAAAAAATCAATTTGATGCATAAAATTAGGGGTTTTATTGCTGCTGTTCATTGCCCTAGAAAATTTAATCTAAAGGATCTCGTTAAGCCTGATCCTGATCGTACCGAGTTCTTTCTCAGTGCCATGCTCAACTTTGTTCTCTACAG AGCAACAAAATTGGATATTTTGAGTCCAATAATGGATGAGATGATGGTGATTGATGAGCAACGGAAAGAGTTGGAGGGCAAAATTTTAGAG TTAAATGCAGAGATAGAAGAATGCAACAAAGCTAGAGAAAGTGAGGCCCCACTTGTTCAAGAAGTTGAAGCCAGAGTTCAAGAATTGCGTCAAACTATTCCTGGTCTTAACAATCATCAAATGTCTTTGAAGGCTTCAATTAAAAAAATGAAGGAGAATGCAAAAGATATGGATGAGAAG ATTTCCAGTGCAGAGTTTGCTTTGGTACAAGTTGTCCAAGAAAATGCCAATCTACGTTCTAAAATCGTTCAGTCACCAGATAAATTGCAG AGAGCCTTGGAAGAGCGGAAAGCAATACTAGAAGAGGCAAAGAATGCTGAAAGGTCAGCAATGCTATCTTTTCAGGAGAAGACTTCCACTTGTGAAGTTTACACAAAG GCATACGAGAAATTGTCAAAGCACTTTGCTCAGATGCGGGACTTACAAGAACAG GTGAACTCTGCAAAAGCAATTGAGAAGGAAGTGAAGGTTCTAAAATTAAAGCTGACTGACGAGGGAGTATTGGACAAGTCTCTTGAGGCCAAACTTGTGGAACGACAAGGCAAAG CGGACCAGTTGAATGAACTAAAAAAGCAGTTAAAAATGGAAAGAGAGCTCAACTGCGAGGCAGCTACTAAAGAATTGACAAATGTGAAGCTCGAAGTAGAATTGAGAAAGCATGGCAATGAATCAAGGCAGAGAAATGTTGAAGCACTACTCACTGAG GTGGACGCTATAGAGGCTAAGATGAAATCAGCAAAAGATGCTTCAGCTGCTAAACAGCAAGAACTAGGCTTGAAATGTGAAGAGATTGTAAAAGAG TTTTACCAATATAAAAATCGGCTTGAAGACTCATGGGCACCCCGAGAAGTTGGCCAGTAG